From the genome of Ictalurus punctatus breed USDA103 chromosome 28, Coco_2.0, whole genome shotgun sequence, one region includes:
- the crata gene encoding carnitine O-acetyltransferase isoform X1: MEIRQHSQIHPLKAKVGMAKPSCLVKPVSWTKIPGRYLAHQESLPKLPVPPLKQTCDRYLAALEPIVDAEMLNHTCRLVEEFQLPGGVGARLQKSLERRASTLENWLSDWWLKTAYLDYRLPVVVHSSPGVVLPRLQFNDRHGQIRYAAKLIAGVLDFKTMIDNETLPVEYLGGKPLCMNQYYQVLSSCRIPGTERDSVVNHALSKRPPTHITVVHNFQFFVLDVYNSDGTPLTADQLYIQLERIWNSSLQTNEEPIGILTSSHRNNWGKAYANLIKDRTNNASVQAIQKSIFTVCLDAPMPRVSDEMYPTRAAVQMLHGGGSRWNSGNRWFDKTLQFIVGEDGTCGVIYEHAPAEGPPIVALIDHVVEYTKKSEMIRTPMVPLPMPKKLHFNITPEIKSNIEEAKKNMNIMVHDLDVRVIVFSHFGKNVPKSHKMSPDAFIQVALQLAYYRLYKRCCATYESASLRMFKLGRTDTIRSASIDSANFVRAMDDPAKQNQEKVTLLEKAVKAHRAYTDMAIHGQAIDRHLLGLKLQAVEDLSALPEIFMDPSYATANHYNLSTSQVPAKTDCVMCFGPVVSDGYGVCYNPMEKHINFAVSAFNSCADTSATRLAHALEDALLDMKSLLDQTLKSKL, translated from the exons atggaaattagacaacactcacagattcatcctctgaag GCGAAGGTTGGCATGGCGAAGCCGTCCTGCCTGGTGAAGCCGGTGTCCTGGACTAAGATACCTGGTCGTTATCTGGCTCATCAGGAGTCTCTCCCAAAGCTGCCAGTGCCTCCTCTGAAGCAGACGTGCGACCGCTACCTGGCTGCTCTGGAGCCCATCGTGGATGCCGAGATGCTGAACCACACATGCAGGCTGGTGGAGGAGTTTCAGCTGCCCGGTGGAGTGGGAGCCAGACTGCAGAAGAGCCTGGAGAGGAGGGCGAGCACGCTGGAAAACTGG CTCTCTGACTGGTGGTTAAAGACAGCATATCTGGACTACCGGCTGCCTGTGGTTGTCCATTCGAGTCCTGGAGTTGTCCTTCCTCGCTTACAATTTAATGACCGTCACGGTCAAATAAG atACGCGGCTAAACTGATTGCTGGAGTTTTGGATTTCAAGACCATGATTGACAA TGAAACCTTACCGGTGGAGTATCTTGGTGGGAAGCCGCTGTGTATGAATCAGTATTATCAGGTTCTGTCTTCCTGTCGCATACCCGGGACTGAACGGGACTCGGTGGTGAATCACGCTTTGAGCAAGAGGCCGCCTACTCACATCACCGTGGTGCACAACTTCCAG TTCTTCGTGCTGGACGTGTACAACAGTGATGGCACACCGCTGACAGCGGATCAGCTCTATATTCAGCTGGAAAGAATCTGGAACTCTTCCCTGCAGACCAACGAGGAGCCGATCGGGATCCTCACCTCCAGTCACCGCAACAACTGGGGCAAAGCCTACGCCAACCTCATTAAAG ACAGAACGAATAATGCGTCAGTCCAGGCGATTCAGAAAAGTATCTTTACCGTGTGTCTGGATGCTCCAATGCCCCGAGTCTCAGATGAGATGTACCCCACACGAGCAGCTGTGCAAATGCTGCATGGAGGAGGCAGCCGGTGGAACAGTGGAAACCGCTGGTTcgataaaacacttcag TTTATCGTCGGTGAAGACGGCACATGCGGTGTGATCTATGAACACGCCCCTGCAGAAGGTCCTCCAATCGTGGCTCTGATTGATCATGTGGTGGAGTACAC AAAGAAGTCTGAGATGATTCGTACCCCCATGGTTCCTCTGCCCATGCCTAAGAAACTGCACTTCAACATCACACCAGAGATTAAAAGCAACATTGAGGAGGCCAAGAAGAACATGAATAT AATGGTTCACGACTTGGATGTGCGAGTCATTGTGTTCTCCCACTTTGGTAAAAATGTTCCAAAGTCTCATAAGATGAGTCCTGACGCATTTATTCAGGTGGCACTACAGCTGGCTTATTACAG ACTGTATAAGCGTTGCTGTGCCACATACGAGAGTGCCTCTCTGCGCATGTTCAAACTGGGCCGAACAGACACCATTCGCTCAGCATCCATCGACTCTGCCAACTTCGTCCGAGCCATGGACGACCCTGCCAAGCAG AACCAAGAGAAGGTGACTCTGCTGGAGAAGGCAGTGAAGGCACACCGAGCATACACAGACATG gcgATCCATGGCCAAGCCATCGACAGACATTTGCTTGGCCTGAAGCTGCAGGCTGTTGAAGACTTGTCAGCCCTGCCAGAAATCTTCATGGACCCGTCTTATGCCACAGCCAACCACTACAACCTTTCCACCAGCCAG GTCCCAGCTAAGACTGACTGCGTGATGTGTTTCGGCCCGGTGGTGTCTGACGGCTACGGCGTGTGCTACAACCCCATGGAGAAACACATTAACTTTGCAGTCTCTGCTTTTAACAGCTGTGCAGACACCAGCGCCACACGACTGGCCCATGCCCTAGAGGACGCGCTGCTGGATATGAAGAGCCTGCTGGATCAGACACTCAAATCCAAGCTGTGA
- the crata gene encoding carnitine O-acetyltransferase isoform X2 translates to MNMLGILSRAMAKVGMAKPSCLVKPVSWTKIPGRYLAHQESLPKLPVPPLKQTCDRYLAALEPIVDAEMLNHTCRLVEEFQLPGGVGARLQKSLERRASTLENWLSDWWLKTAYLDYRLPVVVHSSPGVVLPRLQFNDRHGQIRYAAKLIAGVLDFKTMIDNETLPVEYLGGKPLCMNQYYQVLSSCRIPGTERDSVVNHALSKRPPTHITVVHNFQFFVLDVYNSDGTPLTADQLYIQLERIWNSSLQTNEEPIGILTSSHRNNWGKAYANLIKDRTNNASVQAIQKSIFTVCLDAPMPRVSDEMYPTRAAVQMLHGGGSRWNSGNRWFDKTLQFIVGEDGTCGVIYEHAPAEGPPIVALIDHVVEYTKKSEMIRTPMVPLPMPKKLHFNITPEIKSNIEEAKKNMNIMVHDLDVRVIVFSHFGKNVPKSHKMSPDAFIQVALQLAYYRLYKRCCATYESASLRMFKLGRTDTIRSASIDSANFVRAMDDPAKQNQEKVTLLEKAVKAHRAYTDMAIHGQAIDRHLLGLKLQAVEDLSALPEIFMDPSYATANHYNLSTSQVPAKTDCVMCFGPVVSDGYGVCYNPMEKHINFAVSAFNSCADTSATRLAHALEDALLDMKSLLDQTLKSKL, encoded by the exons ATGAATATGCTGGGGATTTTATCCAGGGCCATG GCGAAGGTTGGCATGGCGAAGCCGTCCTGCCTGGTGAAGCCGGTGTCCTGGACTAAGATACCTGGTCGTTATCTGGCTCATCAGGAGTCTCTCCCAAAGCTGCCAGTGCCTCCTCTGAAGCAGACGTGCGACCGCTACCTGGCTGCTCTGGAGCCCATCGTGGATGCCGAGATGCTGAACCACACATGCAGGCTGGTGGAGGAGTTTCAGCTGCCCGGTGGAGTGGGAGCCAGACTGCAGAAGAGCCTGGAGAGGAGGGCGAGCACGCTGGAAAACTGG CTCTCTGACTGGTGGTTAAAGACAGCATATCTGGACTACCGGCTGCCTGTGGTTGTCCATTCGAGTCCTGGAGTTGTCCTTCCTCGCTTACAATTTAATGACCGTCACGGTCAAATAAG atACGCGGCTAAACTGATTGCTGGAGTTTTGGATTTCAAGACCATGATTGACAA TGAAACCTTACCGGTGGAGTATCTTGGTGGGAAGCCGCTGTGTATGAATCAGTATTATCAGGTTCTGTCTTCCTGTCGCATACCCGGGACTGAACGGGACTCGGTGGTGAATCACGCTTTGAGCAAGAGGCCGCCTACTCACATCACCGTGGTGCACAACTTCCAG TTCTTCGTGCTGGACGTGTACAACAGTGATGGCACACCGCTGACAGCGGATCAGCTCTATATTCAGCTGGAAAGAATCTGGAACTCTTCCCTGCAGACCAACGAGGAGCCGATCGGGATCCTCACCTCCAGTCACCGCAACAACTGGGGCAAAGCCTACGCCAACCTCATTAAAG ACAGAACGAATAATGCGTCAGTCCAGGCGATTCAGAAAAGTATCTTTACCGTGTGTCTGGATGCTCCAATGCCCCGAGTCTCAGATGAGATGTACCCCACACGAGCAGCTGTGCAAATGCTGCATGGAGGAGGCAGCCGGTGGAACAGTGGAAACCGCTGGTTcgataaaacacttcag TTTATCGTCGGTGAAGACGGCACATGCGGTGTGATCTATGAACACGCCCCTGCAGAAGGTCCTCCAATCGTGGCTCTGATTGATCATGTGGTGGAGTACAC AAAGAAGTCTGAGATGATTCGTACCCCCATGGTTCCTCTGCCCATGCCTAAGAAACTGCACTTCAACATCACACCAGAGATTAAAAGCAACATTGAGGAGGCCAAGAAGAACATGAATAT AATGGTTCACGACTTGGATGTGCGAGTCATTGTGTTCTCCCACTTTGGTAAAAATGTTCCAAAGTCTCATAAGATGAGTCCTGACGCATTTATTCAGGTGGCACTACAGCTGGCTTATTACAG ACTGTATAAGCGTTGCTGTGCCACATACGAGAGTGCCTCTCTGCGCATGTTCAAACTGGGCCGAACAGACACCATTCGCTCAGCATCCATCGACTCTGCCAACTTCGTCCGAGCCATGGACGACCCTGCCAAGCAG AACCAAGAGAAGGTGACTCTGCTGGAGAAGGCAGTGAAGGCACACCGAGCATACACAGACATG gcgATCCATGGCCAAGCCATCGACAGACATTTGCTTGGCCTGAAGCTGCAGGCTGTTGAAGACTTGTCAGCCCTGCCAGAAATCTTCATGGACCCGTCTTATGCCACAGCCAACCACTACAACCTTTCCACCAGCCAG GTCCCAGCTAAGACTGACTGCGTGATGTGTTTCGGCCCGGTGGTGTCTGACGGCTACGGCGTGTGCTACAACCCCATGGAGAAACACATTAACTTTGCAGTCTCTGCTTTTAACAGCTGTGCAGACACCAGCGCCACACGACTGGCCCATGCCCTAGAGGACGCGCTGCTGGATATGAAGAGCCTGCTGGATCAGACACTCAAATCCAAGCTGTGA
- the crata gene encoding carnitine O-acetyltransferase isoform X3: MAKPSCLVKPVSWTKIPGRYLAHQESLPKLPVPPLKQTCDRYLAALEPIVDAEMLNHTCRLVEEFQLPGGVGARLQKSLERRASTLENWLSDWWLKTAYLDYRLPVVVHSSPGVVLPRLQFNDRHGQIRYAAKLIAGVLDFKTMIDNETLPVEYLGGKPLCMNQYYQVLSSCRIPGTERDSVVNHALSKRPPTHITVVHNFQFFVLDVYNSDGTPLTADQLYIQLERIWNSSLQTNEEPIGILTSSHRNNWGKAYANLIKDRTNNASVQAIQKSIFTVCLDAPMPRVSDEMYPTRAAVQMLHGGGSRWNSGNRWFDKTLQFIVGEDGTCGVIYEHAPAEGPPIVALIDHVVEYTKKSEMIRTPMVPLPMPKKLHFNITPEIKSNIEEAKKNMNIMVHDLDVRVIVFSHFGKNVPKSHKMSPDAFIQVALQLAYYRLYKRCCATYESASLRMFKLGRTDTIRSASIDSANFVRAMDDPAKQNQEKVTLLEKAVKAHRAYTDMAIHGQAIDRHLLGLKLQAVEDLSALPEIFMDPSYATANHYNLSTSQVPAKTDCVMCFGPVVSDGYGVCYNPMEKHINFAVSAFNSCADTSATRLAHALEDALLDMKSLLDQTLKSKL; encoded by the exons ATGGCGAAGCCGTCCTGCCTGGTGAAGCCGGTGTCCTGGACTAAGATACCTGGTCGTTATCTGGCTCATCAGGAGTCTCTCCCAAAGCTGCCAGTGCCTCCTCTGAAGCAGACGTGCGACCGCTACCTGGCTGCTCTGGAGCCCATCGTGGATGCCGAGATGCTGAACCACACATGCAGGCTGGTGGAGGAGTTTCAGCTGCCCGGTGGAGTGGGAGCCAGACTGCAGAAGAGCCTGGAGAGGAGGGCGAGCACGCTGGAAAACTGG CTCTCTGACTGGTGGTTAAAGACAGCATATCTGGACTACCGGCTGCCTGTGGTTGTCCATTCGAGTCCTGGAGTTGTCCTTCCTCGCTTACAATTTAATGACCGTCACGGTCAAATAAG atACGCGGCTAAACTGATTGCTGGAGTTTTGGATTTCAAGACCATGATTGACAA TGAAACCTTACCGGTGGAGTATCTTGGTGGGAAGCCGCTGTGTATGAATCAGTATTATCAGGTTCTGTCTTCCTGTCGCATACCCGGGACTGAACGGGACTCGGTGGTGAATCACGCTTTGAGCAAGAGGCCGCCTACTCACATCACCGTGGTGCACAACTTCCAG TTCTTCGTGCTGGACGTGTACAACAGTGATGGCACACCGCTGACAGCGGATCAGCTCTATATTCAGCTGGAAAGAATCTGGAACTCTTCCCTGCAGACCAACGAGGAGCCGATCGGGATCCTCACCTCCAGTCACCGCAACAACTGGGGCAAAGCCTACGCCAACCTCATTAAAG ACAGAACGAATAATGCGTCAGTCCAGGCGATTCAGAAAAGTATCTTTACCGTGTGTCTGGATGCTCCAATGCCCCGAGTCTCAGATGAGATGTACCCCACACGAGCAGCTGTGCAAATGCTGCATGGAGGAGGCAGCCGGTGGAACAGTGGAAACCGCTGGTTcgataaaacacttcag TTTATCGTCGGTGAAGACGGCACATGCGGTGTGATCTATGAACACGCCCCTGCAGAAGGTCCTCCAATCGTGGCTCTGATTGATCATGTGGTGGAGTACAC AAAGAAGTCTGAGATGATTCGTACCCCCATGGTTCCTCTGCCCATGCCTAAGAAACTGCACTTCAACATCACACCAGAGATTAAAAGCAACATTGAGGAGGCCAAGAAGAACATGAATAT AATGGTTCACGACTTGGATGTGCGAGTCATTGTGTTCTCCCACTTTGGTAAAAATGTTCCAAAGTCTCATAAGATGAGTCCTGACGCATTTATTCAGGTGGCACTACAGCTGGCTTATTACAG ACTGTATAAGCGTTGCTGTGCCACATACGAGAGTGCCTCTCTGCGCATGTTCAAACTGGGCCGAACAGACACCATTCGCTCAGCATCCATCGACTCTGCCAACTTCGTCCGAGCCATGGACGACCCTGCCAAGCAG AACCAAGAGAAGGTGACTCTGCTGGAGAAGGCAGTGAAGGCACACCGAGCATACACAGACATG gcgATCCATGGCCAAGCCATCGACAGACATTTGCTTGGCCTGAAGCTGCAGGCTGTTGAAGACTTGTCAGCCCTGCCAGAAATCTTCATGGACCCGTCTTATGCCACAGCCAACCACTACAACCTTTCCACCAGCCAG GTCCCAGCTAAGACTGACTGCGTGATGTGTTTCGGCCCGGTGGTGTCTGACGGCTACGGCGTGTGCTACAACCCCATGGAGAAACACATTAACTTTGCAGTCTCTGCTTTTAACAGCTGTGCAGACACCAGCGCCACACGACTGGCCCATGCCCTAGAGGACGCGCTGCTGGATATGAAGAGCCTGCTGGATCAGACACTCAAATCCAAGCTGTGA